From the genome of Medicago truncatula cultivar Jemalong A17 chromosome 2, MtrunA17r5.0-ANR, whole genome shotgun sequence:
TCTACATCAATAACTAAAGAATTGGTTTTGCTAGGAGGGCAGTCTTCCACGCAGAACATCAATGACTGGTTGCTAAATAGCCGACTTCTTTGAGTTTGCCCTGCCCTACCAAAAGTCAagaatatttaaattgaaagaagGTCACTTTGCAACACAAGAAGATATGTTAGTCCATCGAAATCAACATCGAAAAGAATCAAAGTTGAGACTTTGAAATCGAAGGTAACGCACTTTAAAGTCTTAAGATAACATTACCAGAACAAGTTAAGTaggttaattttgaaaaaatttacgTTAAATTCCAACACAAGCCTCTCTTGCTAGctctaaataataaatatgttcatagtagtacttttttttttaaacttgttCATAGTAGTACTATTctaactttttaataattttgttagATAATCATATTTGTTAGGGGAAAAAAGTAGTGCAAATTGAAACTAGTGAGTGTATAACCAGATCCTATTTGTTTGGTATTTAAACAAAGTGTTCATGACACAGATTGCATTTTGTGATTGGAAGGCTTGTAAATGAGCCGTACAAAATGTTAGGACAATGACATGCAATTTGAAAACTCTAATGGATAAAACAATATTAGGTGGGATCCAACATTTAGAACAATTTACaggtttaaaataaattgaattgtaGCTTGTTTACTTAAAATAGTGTTTTAGATTAGTTTATTATTTGGTAactcttgataatttttttttttatttctttacaaaTAAGACAGGAAGAAGTAGAAAAGCTTATTAGGTAAGCACTTTccttttctataaaaaaaaaaaagttagatagataaagtattttaaaaatatatcaattattaaagagataaaatataaaaaccaaGAGCAAATTGGATTGTCCAATACCTTAGCAAttagcatgcataacatatgcATAAAAAATTGGATGAATTTTTGTGTGTTGCAAATTCATTGGTGGCTATTTTTTGTCCCTCTCACTCTTATTCATTTTTCCACCTCAGAATAACACTTTATGGAGGTTTAGATAAGAATATTCAACTCTAGAGAATAGTAGCAACCACCTACATTGCTTTGCCCCAAGGTTGAAGCAGAGAATTCATTCTATTTCTaatatttaacaattttgattCCTTTTCTTTTACCTTGGATTTCTTCTCTTCCTTGTTTAGTAAGTCTTGTTCATCAAGCATGCATCTTTTACCAGATCATATGGTTCAACTTTGTGTTCTCCTTTCCTTTCTAGAGGGATATAGTCATAAAGAAAACATCATGATTAGAAATGAATATAACCATATGACACAATTAAAAGTTTTTTCAAATTTGTAGAGAGGCCATTTTAAAGAATCTTTACTATTTACATACAAATTGCAGGGTAAGtcaacggttgagatttgaCTGGATCGAATGAATGATTGAAAAGGATCTGAGTTTACAGCAACAGTTTAATCTGCCATGTGTATTAGACGttcattataaaattatttgtaagTCTTTGATTAAAAGTTTAAGATGTTAGAATGATTGGTGAGTGAAAACATGTACATTTATGCAAAAACTACTTTACCATTTTATGTTAATATACTTGTGAGTAAAATAACTGAATTAACTGAAAGACACACTCAACTTTGTGAGTGAAAGTGTCATCATGTACACGTGTTTGCTTTGTCATAAAACATTAGCACTATCTTTTTCTTCATCACTCATAAGTCATAAACTTATGGTGCTAATTAACAATAGCTCTTGTGTTACAACTTAGTATAAAATCTCAAACAGTAGGAATCTTTGGCCTTTAAGCAACCTTTGCTCCAAGCAATTCTAGAATAGaactcttctttctttttcatattcatattcatattcatatcatTAGAATAAAACTttcattctctcttcttcttttctccCTTAGGAATTGTCTCTCTTGAAGGGTCATAGAGAATGGCAGTTACACATGCAGACCTTGAACCAAAAAGAAGTAAAACAGATTTGAGTAGCAAAACAGGAGCTTTTCTTATGGTTTTCACAATTCTATTAGGCTTACTTTGCTTCATCCTGTGTCTCATAGCCGAAGCCACACGTTCCgaggtacaattttttttaataacgaTGTCTTTTTATAtgcaaatgttagtaattaagTTGTTAGGGGGAAGCGAAAATTTGTTAATACTCTTTCCGCGTCCCAACCAATACTATTGGGATAAACTTTCAATCCGGTCCATGTCGCTTCAATtcgttaaataaaaaaactaacaattaGTAGTTACATACCACCAAGAGGGTAAGGATGTGCATGAAATTTTCATGAAGTTTAATGTAATTTGGTGGGGTTGATATGATAGGTGACATGGATGAATACAAATGGAAAAGAAAAGGGAACTAAATCTGAATGTGTATACAATAGTAATGGGAAAGTGCCTTTGTTATGTGCTGCTTCTGCTTTTGTTGGACTAGCAATTGCTTTGGTTATGGAGCATACTTACATGTTGATAGCAGTGAGTAAATCATCACCTTCTTTAATTAATTGGGATCCTGATTCTCCTTCTGCTAAATCCTTAACATGGTTGGCTGGTTTTTTCTTCATTGCAACTTGGTaagacaaatatatattttagttcCTTTGTTCCTTcatttattacaaaaaaaaaaaaaaaaaaaaaaaatcgagtcCATCTGAACATGTCACTAACACTAACATGTCGATATTGGTAACAatctaaaagaaataaaagcGATTAAATATTACGTGTGTGTTGAAGTCGTGTTAATCGTGTCAGACATTAGTACACTTTCAATCGATGCTACGTagaatttaacatttttttttttttttttatgttgtaggATTTGTTTCGCAGTTGCGGAGATTTTGTTATTGGCAGGACTTAGTGTAGAATCAGGCCATTTAAAAAATTGGACTAAGCCAAGAACAAATTGCTACACCATCAGAGAAGGTTTGTTCTCAGCTGCAGGAGTGTTTGCTTTAACAACAGTTTTCCTAGCTGCTGGTTTATACCTAACAGCACTTCGTGCACAAAGAATGTCTGAGGAGCTTGCAATTGTTAGAAGAGAGGTTCTTGAAGCTTCTACCTTTTATGCTTCTCCACCAAGATCACCTCAAAGTCAAAGACATATTTCAACTGTTGCAAGAGAGAACCCTACAACAATTGAGAGTCAAAatgataatttattattatctgTGTTTCCAACTCCTTTTAATAAAACTTATACCTTTGTATAAATTTGTATAGTTTGATCCTTTGGTTTGGTCAAATGGGCCAAATTTTTAAGGTACGTGGAAAGTGGAGTGTGACAACATTACATATAGAACTTTAGAGATAGGGATTCAAACTTCTGACCTTGCATATAtcatgcattgtccctaccaactgagctaagctcacgagaatgATTCATTTGATTGCTTGTGTATATAAATAGTGATTATTATTGTAAAGAAAAAACTTGTGATTTTAAATCGGGTTGGTCCAAAGACAATATAAATTTAGTGCTAATAGAACTAACCCATGACTTGTTTTTACCACGTTAAACCTTCATTATGAGATCTCCAATCACAATAGTTGGATTTCTATCACTTGTTAATTTCAGATGGTCTGTGTTCAAAGAATATCTATCAAAACGTCTCTAAGTCAATTGAtctctttcttcaaaaaaaaaaaaaaaaaattgatctcgCAAACTTGTTCTCTATAATAAATCTATACATGTCTTTTAGCTAACTAAGCAACAATATTCACATCATTGTGTTAATAATAGCTGGAATATTCTCTATAAATAACTTCGGTGAATTAGAGAGTTATTCTCATTACCTCATGTCATATTCACATCATTGTATTATTTTGATATAGAATGACTCATCCACTCTAGGAAATATCTCatatagaaatagaaaatattttcctCCCTCAAATTAGTTACTTTAATTCAGTATTTCTTCTTAAATGACATTTGAAAGTGagtgtgtgtatgtgtgtatataaatcatatatctTTTACGCGCGACTGTATAGACTAATCGATCGAGTCATATAGGAACTCAATGAGTGACAAAGTTGTCCCTCAAGGAATTTAACACCATTTAATTTCTAAGATTGGATTTGAACTCAGGATCGCTGGTTAAATTAGAAGATAACCCTTACCATATATCATTTAATATTGAGGTCGGGGGAGGGCCACACAATCCGACCTAACCCATTCTTTGTACACAACTTGTGAAGAGCTTATGCATTGTTCAGTTTGAAATCAAATTTGACCAACTGTATTGGTCTTGCAAAAGGATTAGAGTTTAGAGCAACAACTTGAATTCTCTACGGTTGTCCATCATTAAGTCAAATCTCAGTTGTCTGATTTAAATTGTAgctcaatcaaatcatcaagatTATTCAAGTTAATCCCTCATATGCATTATACAACTAATTGTAAATCTATGGTCGAATGTTAAAGATATTGGGATTATTAGTTCGTGTCCATGCATGATGCACATATATAGTTGTACTTGTACTATCTTATGCAAAAACtactttacctttttttttgttaatactTGGGATTAGAAAAACAGAATTAATTGAAAGGCACACTCAACTTTATGAGTGAAAAGTTATAATGTAAACGTATTTGCTTTGTCATAAAACATTGGCACTATCTTTTTCTTCATCACTCATAAGTCATAACTTCACAAAGATAACCTTATGGTGCTAATTAACAATATCCCTTGTGGTATTCCTAGTATAGATTTTCACACGGTTGGAATCTTTGGCCTTAAGCAACCTTTGCTCCAAGCAATTCAAGAACTCTTCCTTTTTTGTCATATTTATACCATTACAACTATGTttcattctctcttcttcctttcTCCCTTAGAAATTGTCTCTCTCTTGTGTGAGCTCCCAAAAGAAAAGGGTCTTATATTGAGAGAATGGCTGTTACACATGCAGACCTTGAACCAAAAAGTAAAACAGATTTGAGTAGTAAAACAGTAGTTTTTCTTGTTATCACAATTATATTAGGCTTATTCACTTTCATCCTATGTCTCAAAGCTGAAGTTACACGTTCTCaggtacaattttttattatgttttttctacaAACAAATGTTAGTGGTTAATTTATTAAGAGAAGAGAAATTTTTAATTAGCAACTCGAACCCTAGACTAGCGTCTAAATACTCCGCATTCCAACTCATACTACTGAACTACACTttaagggacaattttttttttccttctatttatcatgtttacaaattaaaaaaaaaaaaaaaaacacgatcAACTGAAATTCAGCGTTTGTCGTTTCGAttagttaaattaaaaaaacaaataaataataaatagtagTTACCATACCTCCAAAATGGTAGGAAGGGAGGTGCAATAAATTTTCATGAAGTTTAATATAATTTGGTGATGATGATATAATAGGTGACATGGATTATGAATAAAGATGGAAAAGATAAGGGAGATAAATATGAATGTGCTTACAATGGTAACGGTAAAGTACCTTTGCTATGTTCTGCTTGTGCCTTTGTTGGACTAGCAATTGCCTTGGTTATGGAGCATATTTACATGTTGATAGCAGTGAGTAAATCACCACCTTCTTTACTTGATTGGGATAATGATTCTTCTTCTGTCAAGTCCTTAATATCCTTGGCTGGTTTTTTCTACATTACAACTTGGTAAGAGAAACATATTTTGATCTTTATTTCTTGAGAGTGTTTTTACTAGTGCTGAATAGATATATCTGAGATAGAGTATAAGAAGAATTTCTGGGACAAAATATAGAAACTCTTAGAAAAAGAGGATAAAAGCGCTGCCTTCTTCATTGCCAAAATTTATGAACTTAACTTAAGAATTACGGAAACAAATACTATACACGATACTAACTGTAATATGTCGACATTGGTAGTAGTTTTAAATACTAAAAAGTACGTACTTGTGTCATTTCGTGTGACATCAACACGTGTTGGAGACTAAACACACGTtcaatttattaaatataaCTTTTTGTATATTGTAGGATTTGTTTCGCAGTTGCGGAGATTTTGTTATTGGCAGGACTTAGTGTAGAATCAGGCCATTTAAAAAATTGGACTAAGCCAAGAACAAATTGCTACGCCATCAGAGAAGGTTTGTTCTCAGCAGCTGGAGTGTTTGCTTTAACAACAGTTTTCATAGCTGCTGGATTATACCTAACAATACTTCGTGCACAAAGAATGTCAGAGGTGGTAGCAACTGTTGGAAGAGAGGTTCTAGAAGCTTCTAATTTCTTTGCTTTTCCACCAAGATCACCTCAAAGGCATATCACAACTGTTGCAAGGGAGAACCCTAAAACAATAGAGTCAATAAATTTGTAGAGAGTATAGTTTGATCCTTTGGTTTGGTCAAATGGATCGAATTTTTAAGGTATAGTAAAGTGGCTAAATTATAGAATCAAAATTCTTTTGATTGTGGATAAACATATGATATGGATGTGGTCCAAATTATGGACACTAGTTAGAAATATGACCTTTTGGTTTGTATTCTAACGAATTCAATATAAGAGTTTTTAAGGTGCTAGAAGAATAATTGTGTACGATCATTTAGTATATCTCTAAAATTGATCCATTTAAGTTGGTATGGTAGTGTTGACTTGTGATCTTAAAGTGTGCTTCTCTTTAAGTATCATGTTCGATTCTCTTTGAAACCAATTTTGATAGACTAGTttaacttcataaaaaaaagtatagctctaaaattcataatcaaacaattgtttagaatcaattcaaaatcaaacttctTCAAATGAAAAATGGAGCCAATTCAAGGCAATGAAAGGACCACAAGTTTCGTCTTCATCCCTCAAACACATAAGAGAGACATTCAATGTTACACTAAACCTATCAGTTGCTAGTGTACTCTACATACTTGGTACAATTGCTGATGCAGGACAAAGTTTAGTTATAATCAAAATGTCCCTACAATCAGATAGTCATGATTTAAGtacaatatttttggaattgtTGTATAAAAATCTAAATATGCTTTTTAGGTCGTTCAATTGGACGTCCACAATGTGGAATCTATTTTCGCTGATGTATGGTCCAAAAACTTGTGCATGTCTTCAACTTTCCGGTAAATGAACAATTTTAAACATggtactccctccatcccataTTATGCCACCTAGTTGATTTTGTCATGTATGCCAATGAACAATTTTAAACATAAATatctttaataatttattaaaaaaattctgaaaatttgatattttaaaaatatttaccgAGACAAATCCAACATTTTATATGCTATATTGTATATATACTAGTAGGAAAATAGAGTTGAAGTGAACAATagacttttttaaattaaatcatttaaaatgggacggagggagtagtataaTTTATGTGTAGAAATTGGGTTTAATTGACTATTACTAAATTTTTCCTTGTTTATACTCCCCCCGTCCCTCAATAGATGAtctagttgacaatatacattattgacttaacattctttaaccatatttttctactaatttacaaagataaataatatcatgtaagctgttgttggattcgtctcgataaatatctttaaaatattaaattttcatatttttttttagtagagaattgaagatataaaaaataaaacgtatgCATTGGTACATGTATCAGAGTCAACTAAGTCATCTAATGTGGAACAGAAGGAGTAGATACATTCAGCATATTTATGTGATGCGGAATTGGCAATCTCAAGCAAGTTTTCAACCTTTTCAAGATGAGATCTCAATGCATACATACCAATTCACGAAATTGGTCATACCTCTTTTAAATggaacaaaatcgtccctaaactatatgttttttgcagttttagtcctatctccctatttccaactccagaaacgcacagaaatgacagttttagtctaACCATATGCttaaccatgaaataaacaaggaataaatcatgtgggtacgaggaatctactttgttcagcacacaaaccaagaaaaaccctaatttctaagacatgtttcaggtatgtaacatgtctcggaaattaggttagtgtgctgaataaagtagattccttgtatccacatgttttattctttgtttatttcatggttgagcataggtggttggattaaaactgtcatttctatGCGTTtatggagttggaaatagggagatatgactaaaactgcaaaaaatatatagtttaaggacaattttgttcgatttaaaagaaatagaccattttcgtgagttggtcaaaatggtaggactaaaattgcaattaagcctaataaaaaaatatattacaaacaaaaaagtaTCATTGGTTTGAAAATGGATATTCTTGGAACACACATCATCTCCCATTTAACTCTTGGATTGGATGGTTAAGATTATTGAAGAAGAGTAAAGGGTCCATATAAATAACCACCCTAAACCATAACCCGTTTCATCAAGTCGGCATAATCCAACAACAACGAAACGACGCACCGAATCACATTATTACCACATTAAACGCACCTTCCATATTCATATTCCGGGTCAACCCGATCCACACAAATTCAGATCCATAACCACCTTTACAACCCCACACCCCACTACTATACACCTATTTAAATTTCCTCCAACCATCAttgttttctctctctctctcttaattctcaatcgaaaattagggtttttaattttcagttcCCAAATCGCATTTTCACCTTCGATTGGTGTTGCCACCTAGCCCTACTTCGAAACGATGTCGCTCAGACCCAATGCAAGAACAGAGGTTCGTCGCAACCGTTACAAAGTTGCCGTCGATGCCGATGAAGGTCGCCGGAGAAGAGAGGATAACATGGTCGAGATCCGTAAAAGTAAGCGTGAAGAAAGTCTCTTGAAGAAACGTCGTGAAGGTCTTCAAAATCAACCGCAGTTTACTCCTCTTCAATCTTCCTCCATTGTCGAGAAAAAGGTAACTATCGATCGTTGATTTGGGATTTTGAGTTTGTATGTTTTTGATTCTGTGATTgtgattttgtgttttgatttgatttgggTGTTGTTTTGTGATGTTAGGGTTTTTTATAGTTAGTTAAAAAACGGTTTTGACggttatatatgatgtttgttgCAGTTGGAGAGTCTTCCTGCAATGGTTGCTGGTGTTTGGTCAGATGATAATAATCAACAACTTGAAGCAACTACGCAATTTCGGAAGCTTCTTTCCATAGGTAATTGTTGATTTTCattgatgtttttaatttgttgtgaTTCATAGTGTTGAAGtgttgattttatgtttttaattatcGTTAAAGTCTTGTGGTTCTGAGTGCTAAATTGTTGGTTTTTTGCTTTGTAGAGCGAAGCCCTCCGATTGAGGAAGTTATTCAATCTGGTGTTGTTCCCCGCTTTGTTCAGTTTCTAGTTCGGGAGGattttccccaacttcaggtttgaaatttgtttgttatttttttaaattttatgcattgtagttgtaatttgttgttttgtttggttgtttATTTGTGTGATTTGTTGTATGTCTAGTTTGAGGCTGCTTGGGCTCTTACAAACATAGCATCCGGAACTTCTGAGAATACTAAGGTGGTAATTGATCATGGGGCAGTGCCGATATTTGTGAAGCTACTTAGTTCTCCAAGTGATGATGTTCGGGAGCAGGTATGTTGATACTGAATTGTGATAgtgttttcatgattttttgctGAACTATGTGGAATCTAAGCACTGAAACTCTGTAATTGTAGGCTGTGTGGGCATTGGGAAATGTTGCTGGTGATTCACCTAGGTGCCGCGATCTTGTTCTTAGCCATGGTGCCCTGATCCCGCTGTTAACCCAGTTGAATGAGCAGGCAAAGCTTTCAATGCTGAGAAATGCCACATGGACTCTGTCAAACTTTTGCAGGGGCAAGCCACAACCTCCATTTGATCAGgtagttgttgttttttgtaATAAATCATAACTGAACATGCAAACGGGCCTTCTTTTgtgtattaataataattgaacttTGATGGACAGGTGAGGCCAGCACTTCCGGCTCTTGAGCGTTTGGTTTTTTCAAATGATGAAGAAGTCCTGACAGATGCATGCTGGGCACTCTCTTATCTTTCTGATGGAACAAATGACAAAATCCAAGCGGTGATTGAGGCAGGTGTATGTGGCAGACTAGTGCAGCTCCTTCTGTGAGTAACGATTCATCTATTCTTATTTGACCAGTGATCTTTTGCAGTTATTGATTGTTTTGACTCTAAATTTATATGCATGTGTTGTAGGCACCCATCTCCTTCAGTGCTGATCCCTGCACTTCGCACGGTGGGAAATATTGTTACGGGAGATGATGCACAGACTCAGGTAATGTCATGATGGCTTGTGAATTGTTTAACACTTGGTCGCTACCTAATtatttctaattaaatttaacttttacCAAGTGAAGTACTTTAATTAGTGTTGCAAGTAATTTtagtaaacaaattaaaatttgaaataaatgacTTGAAATAAAGTACTGATTTAGTGTTGTGTTGGTAATTTTGgtgaacaaattaaaatttgaaataatataaaCTTGAAATTATTGATAGTTAAATTTTGCAAGTCTAATTTGATTTAGGGAAAACACCAAAATGCTAAAGTATGTGgttgttgaagcttgattgATAACTTTCAAAACATTATCCTACTGATCATGTTTTTTTAGGGGGTTGGGAAATTTTTGCCTGGGAAGTATGTAACCATACACTTGGTAGTCATTGCTGTTGATCCCTACTATTATTTCTTTGGTCAAGTATCCTAATGGCTGGCTAGAAATTCACCCCTTGAGATGAGTAAGTGgggaaccccggcccctgcatattgCGTTGTCCCTGCCAATGAGTTATGGTCACGGGGACAGTGATCACTACTATTTATTACCATTAATCTAGTTTCTTCTCACGTTTGTTTTGTCATCTCATGCATCACCTTTGAGAGTTATCTGATTTTGTTGGGACTCTTTTTGTCAGGCTATTATTGGTCATGGTTCACTCCCATGTCTTTTGAGCCTGTTGACCCATAATCACAAGAAAAGTATTAAGAAAGAAGCTTGCTGGACTATATCAAACATTACAGCTGGAAACAAAGAGCAGATACAGGTAACCTGCAAATCCCATGTTTATAATAACTCAATTGATGTTAAATATCATGTCTAATTAAATGCAATGTTAATATCTTATTGTTTAtgcttttattcaattttgatgtttttgggTATCACATGCTGTTTAACATGGAGATCTGGTGCAATAACAGCCATTGTAGTCTTGTAGATATATTTAGTTCCCAGGTTATACACCAATTAGAGTAATTGTTGGTTTGTTAGGTGACTAAGCCCTTATTTTCCATGCTGTTGTAAAAACATTATCGAAGGGAATTAATTGTATTACTtgactatttttttaagaatagaCAGGTGTGATACCATTTCAATTACATACATCAATAATTACTTGACTATTGccattttgttttctgtttggggtcttgaattttgttttcattttatattGAAGTGTGGTTTTTAGTTAgcttattttctaaaaaaggCATTCTGAACCATTTATGTATGATGTAGGCTGTTATTGAAGCCGGACTGATTGCTCCTCTGGTCAATCTTCTTCAAAATGCCGAATTTGACATTAAAAAAGAAGCTGCATGGGCACTCTCCAATGCTACATCTGGCGGTACCCATGAGCAAATCAAGTATGTGAagtgatttttaatatttattttttggcgCTGCTTCATGCCggaaaaattaagattttaggTGATAACttaccaaatatttttgttacaagGTACTTGGTGAGCCAGGGTTGCATTAAGCCTCTGTGTGATCTTCTTGTTTGCCCCGATCCAAGAATTGTTACCGTCTGTTTAGAAGGTCTTGAGAATATTCTGAAGATTGGAGAAGCAGAGAAAAGCTTTGGTAACGCGGGAGATGTCAACTTGTATGCTCAGATGATAGATGAGGCGGAGGGATTGGAAAAGATTGAGAACCTGCAGAGTCATGACAACAATGAAATTTACGAGAAGGCTGTTAAAATTCTCGAGACATATTGGTTGGAAGATGAAGACGAGACACTACCACCAGGCGATGGTTCTCAACCTGGTTTTAATTTTGGAGGCAATGACCTTCCGGTCCCATCTGGTGGATTTAACTTCGGTTAAAGACTTCTTGAGTAGTGGGTAAATATGCCTCAGTTGTCTTTACTTTTTCCCTAGGGGGTTATAATCATAGTTTACATCCAAGTCCAACTTAATTATTGGTATGTTGTCTAAACAAACTGCTTTCCAATAATTGTAGGAAGGAACTGTGTTGGATGCAGCAGGGTACTGTTGGCGTTGAGTCCGGGTGGGGTGGGGGAGGGGGGGCGTCGGTCTTTGTACTTCATGGTGTCTGGTGTCAGTCTGGTCTAGTGT
Proteins encoded in this window:
- the LOC11417128 gene encoding protein MODIFYING WALL LIGNIN-1; this translates as MAVTHADLEPKSKTDLSSKTVVFLVITIILGLFTFILCLKAEVTRSQVTWIMNKDGKDKGDKYECAYNGNGKVPLLCSACAFVGLAIALVMEHIYMLIAVSKSPPSLLDWDNDSSSVKSLISLAGFFYITTWICFAVAEILLLAGLSVESGHLKNWTKPRTNCYAIREGLFSAAGVFALTTVFIAAGLYLTILRAQRMSEVVATVGREVLEASNFFAFPPRSPQRHITTVARENPKTIESINL
- the LOC11417127 gene encoding protein MODIFYING WALL LIGNIN-1, with product MAVTHADLEPKRSKTDLSSKTGAFLMVFTILLGLLCFILCLIAEATRSEVTWMNTNGKEKGTKSECVYNSNGKVPLLCAASAFVGLAIALVMEHTYMLIAVSKSSPSLINWDPDSPSAKSLTWLAGFFFIATWICFAVAEILLLAGLSVESGHLKNWTKPRTNCYTIREGLFSAAGVFALTTVFLAAGLYLTALRAQRMSEELAIVRREVLEASTFYASPPRSPQSQRHISTVARENPTTIESQNDNLLLSVFPTPFNKTYTFV
- the LOC11410244 gene encoding importin subunit alpha-2; its protein translation is MSLRPNARTEVRRNRYKVAVDADEGRRRREDNMVEIRKSKREESLLKKRREGLQNQPQFTPLQSSSIVEKKLESLPAMVAGVWSDDNNQQLEATTQFRKLLSIERSPPIEEVIQSGVVPRFVQFLVREDFPQLQFEAAWALTNIASGTSENTKVVIDHGAVPIFVKLLSSPSDDVREQAVWALGNVAGDSPRCRDLVLSHGALIPLLTQLNEQAKLSMLRNATWTLSNFCRGKPQPPFDQVRPALPALERLVFSNDEEVLTDACWALSYLSDGTNDKIQAVIEAGVCGRLVQLLLHPSPSVLIPALRTVGNIVTGDDAQTQAIIGHGSLPCLLSLLTHNHKKSIKKEACWTISNITAGNKEQIQAVIEAGLIAPLVNLLQNAEFDIKKEAAWALSNATSGGTHEQIKYLVSQGCIKPLCDLLVCPDPRIVTVCLEGLENILKIGEAEKSFGNAGDVNLYAQMIDEAEGLEKIENLQSHDNNEIYEKAVKILETYWLEDEDETLPPGDGSQPGFNFGGNDLPVPSGGFNFG